In Colwellia sp. M166, a genomic segment contains:
- a CDS encoding nitrite reductase yields MENKFKLLKQCSGLVKALFCSSLLLVAVSGHTQETNKQEKGAEALYQEHCQSCHGVDRMGSMGPALFPENLSRLRKNKAIEVIQQGRVATQMPAFAQQLNVQQTQLLVDYIYTKPTTQPQWTMADIQASNVQHFDQNKLGDKPLFDADLMNLFIVVELGDHSATLLNGDTFEPITRFKTRFALHGGPKYSPDGRYVYFASRDGWISKYDIYNMKIVSEVRAGINTRNLAISSDGKYAIVGNYLPHNVVILDTQDLSPIKSIDAIDSEGVSSRVSAVYNAPPRHSFIVALKDVKEVWEIPYSDKGGVEVYKGWAHDYRKDGGEGKVENWQVSDNFPIRRIRTADYLDDFFFDPQYINLIGASRDSHNGQVINLDAKKKVATIAMAGMPHLGSGITWDYQGKTVFASPNIKEGRVSVIDMDNWQVIKEIETQGPGFFMRSHSNSPYAWVDVFFGPNKDKVHVINKSTLEIVKTLTPVPGKTAAHVEFTKDGKYVLLSIWDNDGALIVYDANTLEEIKRLPMKKPSGKYNVFNKINYEKGTSH; encoded by the coding sequence ATGGAAAATAAATTTAAGCTATTAAAGCAATGCTCAGGTCTGGTGAAAGCTTTATTTTGCTCATCCTTATTGCTTGTTGCTGTGTCTGGTCATACACAAGAGACAAATAAACAAGAAAAAGGCGCTGAAGCGCTTTATCAAGAGCATTGTCAAAGTTGCCATGGTGTTGACAGAATGGGCAGTATGGGCCCGGCACTGTTCCCAGAAAACTTATCAAGATTACGTAAAAATAAAGCTATTGAAGTGATCCAACAGGGGCGTGTAGCGACACAAATGCCAGCGTTTGCTCAACAATTAAACGTTCAGCAAACTCAATTGTTAGTTGATTATATTTATACGAAGCCGACAACACAGCCACAGTGGACAATGGCGGATATTCAAGCAAGCAATGTACAGCATTTTGATCAGAATAAATTAGGTGACAAACCGCTGTTTGATGCTGATTTAATGAATTTATTTATTGTTGTCGAACTTGGTGATCACTCGGCAACCTTGTTAAATGGCGATACTTTTGAACCGATAACACGTTTTAAAACCCGCTTTGCTTTGCACGGAGGACCAAAATATTCTCCTGATGGCCGTTATGTATATTTTGCCTCTCGTGATGGTTGGATAAGTAAATACGATATTTATAATATGAAAATAGTCTCAGAAGTGCGCGCAGGTATTAATACCCGCAATTTAGCGATTTCTTCGGACGGCAAATACGCTATTGTCGGTAATTACTTACCACATAATGTCGTTATTCTTGATACTCAAGATTTATCGCCGATTAAAAGTATCGACGCTATTGATAGTGAAGGGGTAAGTTCACGTGTTAGTGCGGTATATAACGCACCTCCACGTCATAGCTTTATCGTCGCGTTAAAAGACGTCAAAGAAGTATGGGAAATTCCTTACAGTGATAAAGGTGGGGTTGAAGTTTATAAAGGTTGGGCACACGATTATCGCAAAGACGGCGGTGAGGGCAAAGTGGAGAATTGGCAAGTTTCTGATAACTTTCCTATTAGACGTATTAGAACCGCAGACTATCTAGATGACTTCTTTTTTGATCCACAATATATTAATTTAATTGGCGCATCCCGAGATAGCCATAACGGCCAAGTGATCAATCTTGATGCTAAGAAAAAAGTAGCAACTATTGCTATGGCGGGTATGCCACATCTAGGCTCTGGTATAACTTGGGATTATCAAGGTAAAACTGTTTTTGCATCACCCAATATCAAAGAAGGCCGAGTTTCTGTTATTGATATGGACAACTGGCAGGTGATTAAAGAAATTGAAACTCAAGGACCGGGATTTTTTATGCGCAGTCATAGTAACTCGCCTTACGCTTGGGTTGATGTGTTTTTTGGACCAAATAAAGATAAAGTACATGTCATTAATAAAAGTACGTTAGAGATTGTAAAAACCTTAACGCCTGTGCCGGGGAAAACTGCTGCCCATGTTGAGTTTACCAAAGATGGTAAATACGTTTTATTAAGTATTTGGGATAATGATGGCGCTTTAATTGTTTATGATGCCAATACACTGGAAGAAATTAAACGTTTACCGATGAAGAAACCATCAGGAAAATATAATGTTTTTAATAAAATTAATTATGAGAAGGGTACTAGTCACTAA
- a CDS encoding methyl-accepting chemotaxis protein translates to MRSLFFRMRFIHWLGAIALFVNATLFTQALFSQITQLIVVVLLIIHDIDEKFWGVDSLKSVTNYMKNFEKKDLSVPCEINSQYNSEISKVLNVINGFRQNVQGALVDIQQQASNSDEISERLKAKTQNIAIRIKEQDSRVGFLTIQVEKLDKTSITLQAKAEETRSQVEVTQQGLLRSNSTMGVMVKDLGSYIENNDRLQNKFQTLSEQTKSIVNVVSVIDNLADQTNLLALNAAIEAARAGEHGRGFAVVADEVRNLAKSTQESLDEINQIILGISDAVLDAEQQMKLQSLAITSLSKHTTASQTELELACENITGILALIGQENKDDSVDIQYINQLVSNVAKEIEQLKALSSSNSNDCSELQQQGHYLSEVTEKIVNQLAMFKTR, encoded by the coding sequence ATGCGTTCATTATTTTTTAGAATGAGATTTATTCACTGGTTGGGTGCAATAGCATTATTTGTCAATGCGACACTTTTTACCCAAGCGCTATTTTCACAAATCACGCAACTTATTGTCGTTGTACTGTTAATTATTCATGATATTGATGAGAAGTTTTGGGGCGTTGACTCATTAAAAAGTGTCACTAATTATATGAAAAATTTTGAAAAGAAAGACCTTTCTGTACCTTGTGAAATTAATAGTCAATATAATAGTGAAATAAGCAAGGTATTAAATGTTATTAATGGCTTTAGACAGAATGTTCAAGGCGCTTTAGTCGATATTCAGCAGCAGGCAAGTAATTCTGATGAAATTTCCGAACGATTAAAAGCTAAAACCCAAAACATTGCGATTAGAATTAAAGAGCAAGACAGTCGAGTTGGGTTTTTGACGATTCAAGTTGAAAAATTAGATAAAACATCGATTACTTTACAAGCTAAAGCGGAAGAAACTCGTTCACAAGTGGAAGTCACACAACAAGGCTTACTTCGTTCCAATAGTACCATGGGCGTAATGGTTAAAGATTTAGGCTCATATATAGAAAATAATGATAGGCTGCAAAATAAGTTTCAAACCTTATCTGAGCAAACCAAGTCTATTGTCAATGTGGTCTCTGTTATTGACAACCTTGCCGACCAAACCAACTTATTAGCGTTAAATGCTGCGATTGAAGCGGCTCGAGCAGGTGAACATGGTCGAGGATTTGCTGTTGTTGCTGATGAAGTGAGGAATTTGGCCAAGTCTACGCAGGAGAGTTTGGATGAAATCAACCAGATTATATTAGGTATATCTGACGCTGTACTTGATGCTGAGCAGCAGATGAAATTACAATCGCTAGCGATCACCTCTTTATCCAAGCACACAACAGCGAGTCAAACAGAACTTGAGCTTGCCTGTGAAAATATCACTGGGATTTTAGCGCTGATTGGTCAGGAGAATAAAGATGATAGTGTTGATATTCAATATATTAATCAGCTGGTCAGTAACGTAGCCAAAGAAATTGAGCAGCTGAAAGCGCTTTCTAGTTCAAATTCAAATGACTGCTCTGAACTACAGCAGCAGGGACACTACCTGAGTGAAGTGACAGAAAAAATCGTTAATCAATTGGCAATGTTTAAAACGCGTTAA
- a CDS encoding Lrp/AsnC family transcriptional regulator, whose protein sequence is MDKLSRHAQTELAELSLFDKRLINLLQRGFPIVERPFLEIAEQLDCSEDEVLERLNHLMANKVLTRFGPMFDAVCLGGAFTLAALAVPEDRFEEVTEQVNSFEQVAHNYRRTHDFNMWFVVGAESETEVNQVISDIEEKTSLSVLNTPKLEEFYVQLYLPA, encoded by the coding sequence ATGGATAAGTTATCTCGCCATGCGCAGACTGAGTTAGCTGAACTGAGTTTATTCGATAAGCGACTCATCAACCTATTGCAGCGTGGTTTCCCTATTGTAGAACGACCATTTTTAGAGATTGCTGAACAGTTAGATTGCAGTGAAGATGAAGTGCTTGAACGCTTAAATCATTTAATGGCAAACAAGGTTTTGACTCGGTTTGGTCCAATGTTTGACGCGGTTTGCTTAGGCGGCGCGTTTACATTAGCGGCGTTAGCTGTACCAGAAGACAGGTTTGAAGAAGTGACTGAACAAGTGAACAGCTTTGAGCAAGTTGCGCACAACTATCGAAGAACGCATGACTTTAATATGTGGTTTGTGGTTGGTGCAGAATCTGAAACAGAAGTTAATCAAGTGATTAGTGACATTGAAGAGAAAACCTCACTATCGGTACTTAATACGCCAAAATTAGAAGAATTTTATGTCCAATTATACCTCCCAGCCTAA
- the bcp gene encoding thioredoxin-dependent thiol peroxidase has product MAIDVGQVAPDFTLLDQDSNPVTLSELKGKKALLYFYPRASTPGCTIQAKGLRDSKVELDALNVVVLGISPDTPKKLTNFINKQELNFTLLADEDHAVCEKYHVWQLKKFMGKENMGVVRTSFLIDENGNIEHVFNKFKTKDHHQVVLDFLKTL; this is encoded by the coding sequence ATGGCAATCGACGTTGGCCAAGTAGCACCTGACTTTACACTCTTAGATCAAGACAGTAACCCTGTTACTTTATCTGAACTAAAAGGGAAAAAGGCACTACTTTATTTTTACCCTAGAGCAAGCACACCAGGCTGCACTATACAGGCTAAAGGTCTACGTGACTCTAAGGTAGAGCTTGATGCACTTAATGTTGTCGTGCTTGGTATTAGTCCTGATACACCAAAAAAACTAACAAACTTCATTAATAAGCAAGAGCTTAATTTTACTTTACTCGCTGATGAAGACCACGCTGTTTGTGAAAAGTACCATGTATGGCAATTGAAAAAATTCATGGGTAAGGAAAATATGGGGGTTGTTCGCACAAGCTTCCTGATTGATGAAAATGGTAACATTGAACATGTATTCAATAAGTTCAAAACTAAAGATCATCACCAAGTCGTATTAGATTTTTTAAAGACGCTTTAA
- the nirJ gene encoding heme d1 biosynthesis radical SAM protein NirJ encodes MFRISQLLKTFYDDLPANKAQKMPGPVVIWNLIRRCNLRCKHCYSTSLDMDFNDELSTEQVKATIDDLKVAHVPVLIFSGGEPLLRPDIYEITAYAKAKGFYVALSTNGTLINEDNIEQIKAADYQYVGISIDGLEDFHDDFRRQEGCFQESMKAIDLCKEAGIKIGMRLCLTRDNFADLPKVLDLMEEKKVDKFYLSHLNYSGRGKRSAENDAMFKMTKDAMIMLYERAWSHINQGIETDFVTGNNDADGAFLLQWVESKFADQYPERIANLKQRLVNWGGNASGVNVANIDNTGTIHPDTYWWGHPIGNVKTEKFSEVWKNTKDPLMLGFRQQPRPVKGRCSVCQYLAICGGNTRTRAFAQSGDVWAEDPGCYLTDAEIGVESKHQQCDDIPFLAV; translated from the coding sequence ATGTTTAGAATTTCCCAACTATTAAAAACATTTTATGATGATTTACCGGCTAACAAGGCCCAAAAAATGCCTGGTCCTGTGGTTATTTGGAACCTGATCCGACGTTGCAATTTACGTTGTAAGCATTGCTACTCAACGTCGCTTGATATGGATTTCAATGATGAACTCTCTACTGAACAAGTCAAAGCAACGATTGATGATTTGAAAGTAGCGCATGTGCCGGTGTTGATATTTTCGGGCGGCGAGCCATTATTACGTCCAGATATTTATGAAATAACTGCTTATGCTAAAGCCAAAGGTTTTTATGTTGCCTTATCAACCAATGGTACACTAATTAATGAAGATAATATTGAGCAAATAAAAGCGGCTGATTATCAATATGTTGGTATTAGTATTGATGGTTTAGAAGATTTTCATGATGACTTTCGTCGTCAAGAAGGCTGTTTTCAAGAATCAATGAAAGCGATTGATTTATGTAAAGAAGCCGGTATTAAAATTGGTATGCGGTTATGTTTAACACGCGATAATTTTGCCGATTTACCAAAAGTACTCGATTTAATGGAAGAGAAAAAAGTCGATAAATTTTATTTGTCACATTTAAACTATTCAGGCCGCGGTAAACGCAGTGCTGAAAATGATGCCATGTTTAAGATGACTAAAGACGCTATGATAATGCTTTATGAACGCGCTTGGTCCCATATTAACCAAGGCATCGAAACTGATTTTGTCACCGGTAATAATGATGCCGATGGGGCTTTTTTATTGCAATGGGTTGAAAGTAAATTTGCTGATCAATACCCAGAAAGAATAGCCAATTTAAAACAACGTTTAGTTAACTGGGGTGGCAACGCTAGTGGTGTTAATGTTGCTAATATCGATAATACTGGCACCATCCATCCTGATACTTATTGGTGGGGACATCCGATTGGTAATGTTAAAACTGAAAAGTTTTCTGAGGTTTGGAAAAACACTAAAGACCCATTAATGCTGGGGTTTCGGCAACAACCACGTCCAGTGAAAGGACGTTGTAGTGTATGTCAATATCTGGCGATTTGTGGTGGTAATACTCGTACACGAGCATTTGCACAAAGTGGTGATGTTTGGGCTGAAGACCCAGGTTGTTATTTAACGGATGCTGAAATAGGTGTCGAAAGCAAACATCAGCAATGTGACGATATTCCATTTTTAGCGGTTTAG
- a CDS encoding EAL domain-containing protein — translation MFEFQYHGQQAKLAWYVQDLVVASLDAIYGQELLTRGSIKGTKTKITTQVLFEYLNKNADLLLAMTCQQLDDLFINQKLKSAIKNSIWINISGKLLTDDAMFTHLWETTLKHISQMDKQKLVLEICEDTIAINDNIVIERIKNLQREGFKIAIDDFGSGHSNLIRLSQVNFDFIKLDLQLIKNVPEDLWATSLYKGIIELCSSKGSLIVAEGVETKAQSDYIRWAGVNIIQGFLYSKPYAMM, via the coding sequence ATGTTTGAGTTTCAATATCATGGCCAGCAGGCAAAATTAGCATGGTACGTACAAGATTTAGTTGTTGCTTCTTTAGACGCTATCTACGGTCAAGAATTACTAACGCGTGGTTCAATCAAAGGCACAAAAACAAAAATAACTACACAAGTCTTATTTGAGTATTTAAATAAAAATGCTGATTTATTATTGGCAATGACCTGTCAGCAATTAGACGATTTATTTATTAACCAAAAGCTCAAGTCGGCCATAAAAAACAGCATATGGATTAACATTTCAGGCAAGCTTTTAACCGATGATGCAATGTTTACTCATCTGTGGGAAACAACATTAAAGCATATAAGTCAGATGGATAAGCAAAAATTAGTGCTTGAAATTTGTGAGGATACTATTGCCATTAACGATAATATCGTCATTGAACGTATCAAAAACTTACAGCGCGAAGGCTTTAAAATCGCCATTGATGACTTTGGCTCAGGACATTCAAATTTAATTCGTTTAAGCCAAGTTAATTTTGACTTTATCAAATTAGACTTACAATTGATTAAAAATGTACCTGAAGATTTATGGGCCACAAGTTTATATAAAGGCATCATTGAATTATGTTCTTCAAAAGGTAGCTTGATTGTTGCTGAGGGAGTCGAAACTAAAGCGCAATCAGATTATATTCGCTGGGCAGGGGTAAACATAATTCAAGGTTTTCTGTACTCAAAACCTTATGCAATGATGTAA
- a CDS encoding Lrp/AsnC family transcriptional regulator yields the protein MSNYTSQPNIPLSALERQFVLLTQSGLPIVSQPYQHVAEQLQISVAEVLAMTTDLKERGIIRRIAAVPNHYKLGYRYNGMTVWDVKDEDVSEFGQAVGRLPFVSHCYLRPRHLPQWNYNLFAMVHGKTVAEVQQYRTQIKDLLINVLQVRNDDSDHGVKFQTNDMLTSTEILKKTGLRLKR from the coding sequence ATGTCCAATTATACCTCCCAGCCTAACATACCGTTATCGGCTTTAGAGCGTCAGTTTGTGCTATTGACTCAGTCAGGGTTACCTATTGTTTCTCAACCATATCAACATGTTGCAGAACAATTACAAATATCAGTGGCAGAAGTCTTAGCCATGACTACTGATTTAAAAGAGCGCGGTATTATTCGTCGTATAGCGGCGGTGCCAAATCATTACAAATTAGGTTACCGATACAATGGTATGACCGTTTGGGATGTGAAAGATGAAGATGTTAGCGAGTTTGGTCAAGCGGTAGGGCGCTTGCCTTTTGTCAGTCACTGCTACTTACGTCCACGACATTTACCACAGTGGAACTACAACTTATTTGCCATGGTACATGGAAAAACAGTGGCAGAAGTCCAGCAATACCGAACCCAAATCAAAGATTTACTGATTAATGTTTTACAGGTCAGAAATGATGATTCAGATCATGGGGTAAAGTTTCAGACTAATGATATGTTGACTAGTACAGAGATACTGAAGAAAACGGGCTTGCGTTTAAAGCGCTAG
- a CDS encoding glycine cleavage system protein R, which produces MSEYLVLTAMGPDRTGSVSDLTKLASECGCNIIDSRMAIFGLEFTLIMLLTGTNKAIYQLESKLPAVAHELELITMMKRTSGYREQDFVHHYQVDYAGIDQPGVLKAVTAFFATRNIDVSSLKSEINQKNNHMSASLLIALMEETSIEQLESDFVQLCEQFDVQGCIKKIQSNLF; this is translated from the coding sequence ATGAGTGAGTATTTGGTATTAACGGCAATGGGTCCCGATCGCACCGGCAGTGTCAGCGATTTAACTAAGTTAGCTAGTGAATGTGGTTGTAATATTATTGACAGCAGAATGGCGATATTTGGCTTAGAATTTACCTTGATCATGCTGCTTACTGGTACTAATAAAGCAATTTATCAATTAGAGAGTAAACTACCCGCGGTTGCTCATGAGCTTGAACTTATTACCATGATGAAAAGAACCTCAGGTTATCGGGAGCAAGATTTCGTACATCATTATCAAGTTGATTACGCCGGTATCGATCAACCCGGTGTTTTAAAAGCCGTTACCGCTTTCTTTGCCACCCGTAATATTGATGTCTCGTCATTAAAATCTGAAATTAATCAGAAAAATAATCACATGAGTGCTTCATTATTAATTGCACTGATGGAAGAAACCAGTATCGAACAACTTGAAAGTGATTTTGTCCAATTGTGTGAACAATTTGATGTGCAAGGTTGTATCAAGAAAATTCAATCAAACTTATTTTAA
- the cobA gene encoding uroporphyrinogen-III C-methyltransferase has protein sequence MTQLSTENSLSKNVLNNINRKSTLQPGEVALVGSGPGDAELLTIRALRFIEQADVAIYDRLVSDEIMALLPQDCERFYVGKEQAKHCVPQGKINEMLVQYAQQGRKVLRLKGGDPFIFGRGGEEAEFLLENGISCHVCPGITAASGCTTYAGIPLTHRGVAQGCTFITGHMQNDGQLNLPWQSLSCSTQTVVFYMGINTLPSITEQLINHGRDANTPAALIRKGTQPDQQIFRGNLSTLADLVKQHNITPPTLIVIGDVVNQLTDTALAKPGFLDAKDYQVKIPLVVKAG, from the coding sequence ATGACACAGTTATCTACAGAAAATTCATTGAGTAAAAATGTTTTGAATAACATAAATAGAAAGTCGACTTTACAACCCGGTGAAGTGGCACTGGTTGGCTCAGGGCCAGGAGATGCAGAGTTGTTAACTATTCGAGCACTGCGTTTTATTGAGCAGGCCGATGTTGCTATTTATGATCGCTTAGTTAGCGATGAAATTATGGCGCTTTTACCGCAAGATTGTGAGCGTTTTTATGTTGGTAAAGAGCAAGCAAAACATTGTGTGCCACAAGGTAAAATTAATGAAATGCTCGTGCAGTATGCACAACAAGGTCGAAAGGTCTTGCGTTTAAAAGGCGGCGATCCCTTTATATTTGGCCGTGGTGGTGAAGAAGCTGAATTTTTGTTAGAGAATGGTATCAGTTGTCATGTTTGTCCAGGTATTACTGCCGCATCTGGCTGTACCACTTACGCGGGTATTCCGTTAACACATCGTGGCGTTGCACAAGGCTGTACTTTTATTACCGGCCATATGCAAAACGATGGTCAACTAAACTTACCTTGGCAGAGCTTAAGCTGTAGCACACAAACCGTTGTATTTTATATGGGCATTAATACCTTACCCAGTATCACTGAGCAACTAATAAACCATGGCCGTGATGCTAACACACCTGCAGCGCTTATTCGTAAAGGTACGCAGCCTGATCAACAAATTTTTCGAGGTAATCTCTCAACGTTAGCTGACTTAGTTAAACAGCACAATATTACCCCGCCGACACTGATCGTGATTGGTGATGTGGTTAACCAACTGACAGATACCGCACTGGCAAAACCGGGTTTTTTAGATGCAAAAGACTACCAGGTTAAAATACCGCTAGTAGTAAAAGCCGGTTAA